A window of the Oligoflexus sp. genome harbors these coding sequences:
- a CDS encoding CoA-binding protein has product MAEPKDLMVILGLSDDADRYSHMAMKLLQQYGYQNILGVNPGLTEVEGVKVVPSVEDVPNRPHTLTVYVNPKRLEPMIPGILKMNPKRIILNPGTESKTLMQAAQDKGIEVEAACTLVMLRSRQF; this is encoded by the coding sequence ATGGCAGAACCCAAGGACCTGATGGTAATTCTCGGCCTTTCGGATGACGCGGATCGTTACAGCCACATGGCCATGAAACTTCTGCAGCAGTATGGTTATCAGAATATCCTGGGCGTGAATCCCGGCCTCACCGAGGTGGAAGGCGTGAAGGTCGTGCCGAGCGTGGAGGATGTTCCCAACCGGCCGCACACGCTGACCGTCTATGTGAATCCGAAGCGTTTGGAGCCTATGATTCCCGGTATTTTGAAGATGAATCCCAAAAGGATCATTCTGAATCCCGGAACGGAATCCAAAACGCTCATGCAGGCCGCGCAGGATAAAGGCATCGAAGTGGAAGCGGCCTGCACCCTGGTCATGCTTCGCTCCCGGCAGTTTTGA
- a CDS encoding DUF2784 domain-containing protein, with the protein MNLPNWALVALDHGLMAFHLLIIGINVFGWIAPRTRLLQRWVLLLTTLSWVGLGAFHGLGYCFLTDWHWTVKRQLGERALPPSYIQYILHNKLGFNFPDFWVDVGTGTVFVLLLLITVGQMLYSRKKSIGRFHGTQGPDPDRISD; encoded by the coding sequence ATGAATCTTCCGAACTGGGCCCTCGTGGCTTTGGATCATGGGCTGATGGCCTTTCATCTGCTTATTATCGGGATCAATGTCTTCGGTTGGATCGCGCCGCGCACCCGCCTCCTTCAGCGCTGGGTGCTGCTTCTGACAACACTTTCATGGGTGGGGCTCGGCGCCTTCCATGGTCTGGGCTACTGCTTTCTTACCGACTGGCATTGGACCGTGAAGAGACAGCTGGGGGAAAGGGCCCTGCCACCTTCTTATATCCAATACATCCTGCATAATAAACTGGGTTTCAACTTTCCGGACTTTTGGGTGGACGTCGGTACCGGCACAGTCTTTGTGCTTTTGCTGTTGATCACAGTGGGACAGATGCTCTATAGCAGAAAGAAAAGCATAGGGAGGTTCCATGGAACACAAGGCCCAGACCCAGACAGAATCTCTGATTGA
- a CDS encoding ketosteroid isomerase-related protein: MEHKAQTQTESLIESYYARFNAGDMQGMLSLLDKDVRHDINQGGSESGLEAFRQFLDRMATNYKEEIHDIVIFASADGKRAACEYKVTGTYLKADPGLPPARGQRYTIPGGAFFTIKNGRIARVTNYYNLEEWLAAVKG; this comes from the coding sequence ATGGAACACAAGGCCCAGACCCAGACAGAATCTCTGATTGAATCCTATTATGCCCGCTTCAATGCAGGTGATATGCAGGGCATGCTCAGCCTGCTCGACAAGGATGTTCGTCACGACATCAACCAGGGCGGCAGTGAAAGTGGTCTGGAGGCATTCCGTCAATTTTTGGATCGAATGGCCACCAACTACAAGGAAGAGATTCACGATATCGTAATTTTTGCCAGCGCCGATGGCAAGCGGGCCGCCTGCGAATACAAGGTGACCGGCACCTATTTGAAAGCTGACCCGGGACTGCCTCCGGCGCGTGGTCAACGCTATACGATACCTGGCGGAGCCTTCTTCACGATCAAAAATGGCCGGATCGCGCGAGTCACCAATTACTATAATCTTGAGGAATGGTTGGCTGCCGTCAAGGGCTGA
- a CDS encoding LTA synthase family protein: MHLYLLFIYFYWLLIFAVHRLVFLSINVGAIAPPELEVTGLLQSFLQGLKLDFSMAAYTTILAWLFVLLSLPFPKKNARSAANLITAILIVAATFLAVADALLYPEWKTKINSLALSSLQRPSEVWKVTSAGQFFLGLGLAAGISLLMVFGLYRHQKRLPIHETHISLNVALLLVIWPAILGLTARGGVKAIPINVSRVYFSKDAVLNDAATNTAWFFLLDLSHNRKFLSGENPFQSMSREEARETLKKLREPTAKRPAPVSILRGKKPNLVFIVLESWSADLVAELGGEPGITPNFSALTKEGLLFTRFYANGNRSQQGIASIFSGFPALPVVTITENPGKSQTLPRFAATYGALGYQTDFFYGGQLEYGNIKAFLLNNGFKTITEDDDLPQLPQGSMGAADSVVLPAYAEHLKSLTQPFLSAFFTLSTHAPYDYPGRDLCARQGREAEYVCSATYSDAALGQFFAKVRQEPWYANTLFVLVADHSHSSYKLRENWQPGYRRIPLLLWGGALRPEFRGRIWDRVGSQVDLTTTLLHQMKMESKAYPWGNDLFDPTAPSYAYYEIGRGVGWVKSDGELVYDQENDRVLYSSFTLDQRIQAQKEAQAYLQSVVDYYLEARPGETWQLTGH, translated from the coding sequence ATGCATCTCTATCTGCTCTTCATTTATTTCTACTGGCTGCTTATCTTCGCAGTCCATCGACTGGTATTCCTGAGCATCAATGTTGGAGCCATCGCGCCGCCGGAGCTGGAAGTCACGGGACTGCTGCAAAGCTTTCTGCAGGGCTTGAAACTCGATTTTTCGATGGCGGCTTATACCACGATACTCGCCTGGCTTTTTGTTCTTTTGAGTCTGCCCTTTCCGAAAAAAAATGCCCGCTCCGCCGCGAACCTTATCACGGCTATTCTGATTGTGGCCGCCACCTTCCTGGCTGTGGCCGATGCGCTCCTTTATCCCGAATGGAAGACCAAGATCAATAGCCTCGCGCTCTCCAGTCTGCAGCGGCCGTCGGAAGTTTGGAAAGTGACGTCGGCCGGACAGTTTTTTTTAGGCCTTGGTCTGGCCGCGGGCATTAGTCTTCTGATGGTCTTTGGACTTTACCGGCACCAAAAACGATTGCCGATTCATGAGACTCATATCAGTCTGAATGTGGCTCTTTTGCTGGTGATCTGGCCTGCGATTTTGGGCCTCACCGCGCGCGGTGGCGTGAAAGCGATACCGATCAACGTAAGCCGTGTTTATTTTTCCAAGGACGCTGTACTCAATGATGCGGCCACCAACACCGCCTGGTTCTTCCTGCTCGATCTGAGCCACAACCGCAAATTCCTATCCGGGGAAAATCCTTTCCAAAGCATGAGCCGCGAGGAAGCACGCGAGACCTTGAAGAAGCTGCGCGAGCCGACCGCCAAACGCCCGGCTCCTGTTTCCATTCTGCGGGGCAAAAAGCCCAACCTCGTTTTTATCGTACTGGAAAGCTGGTCCGCGGACCTGGTCGCAGAGCTGGGTGGTGAACCGGGGATCACTCCGAATTTCTCGGCGCTGACCAAAGAAGGTCTTCTGTTCACCCGATTCTATGCCAACGGCAATCGCTCGCAGCAAGGGATTGCTTCGATCTTTTCCGGCTTTCCCGCGCTGCCCGTTGTCACGATCACCGAGAATCCGGGCAAGAGCCAGACCCTGCCTCGCTTCGCGGCGACCTATGGGGCCCTGGGCTATCAAACGGATTTTTTCTATGGCGGGCAGCTAGAGTACGGAAACATCAAAGCCTTTCTTTTGAACAACGGATTCAAAACCATCACGGAAGACGACGACCTTCCGCAGCTGCCGCAGGGTTCCATGGGGGCTGCGGATAGCGTGGTGCTGCCGGCTTACGCCGAGCATTTAAAGTCCCTGACGCAACCATTCCTCTCCGCATTTTTCACCCTCAGCACGCATGCACCCTATGATTATCCGGGGCGGGATCTCTGTGCCCGTCAGGGTCGCGAGGCTGAGTACGTGTGCTCGGCCACGTATTCGGACGCCGCACTCGGACAGTTTTTTGCCAAGGTTCGCCAGGAGCCCTGGTATGCCAACACTCTTTTTGTTCTGGTCGCCGATCATAGTCACAGCAGTTATAAACTTCGTGAAAACTGGCAGCCCGGTTATCGCCGCATTCCGCTGCTCTTATGGGGCGGGGCCTTGCGCCCTGAATTCCGCGGGCGGATCTGGGATCGAGTGGGAAGCCAGGTGGATCTTACCACCACGCTTTTGCATCAGATGAAAATGGAGAGCAAGGCCTACCCTTGGGGGAATGATCTTTTCGATCCGACGGCTCCTTCCTATGCTTATTATGAAATAGGCCGAGGTGTGGGCTGGGTGAAGAGTGATGGTGAGCTGGTCTATGATCAGGAGAATGATAGGGTGCTCTACAGCAGTTTCACCCTGGATCAAAGAATCCAGGCGCAGAAAGAGGCCCAGGCTTACCTCCAGTCGGTGGTGGATTATTATCTGGAAGCAAGGCCGGGGGAAACCTGGCAGTTGACGGGGCACTGA
- a CDS encoding 7TM diverse intracellular signaling domain-containing protein yields the protein MFLRVLLFLLTLSSRLLEAGVAPPIEKGLLDLRAVDLTQGEPIELAGDWEFYWDRFISSTEARTLRETRTYRMVPLPWSESRPGYPAHPAFGKASYRLRILLPAQHPTLLLRVPETFTAFNIFINDQRMPVRTEAGVDATSTHTTRRTVYVPIESTLTEVDLVFQVANYVSGTGGIWRSMSLGNTDVIMDARSRQQFQMLLAVSALGVMCSYHFILFLFRRDHLDNLWFSLFCFTIFVRSFLVGNDLMLYNLVQDFDWTWSRRIEFISFYWAVALSVIFIRDLFPQDMKALTLRILLPTISLATLIVLTQPHVIFRKTLLPMQIVGIVSILFCLVTIIFAVIRNRPQARTMMAGFLMMATGTIHDILNSMLRFDTLELASVGVIGCVVTTSIVISKRFSMAFDQLRVAQEAIRVHNEQLDQLVKEKTLDIRSIFANIPQAIFAIQRDGRLNAEVSDYFRDLFRPEPLMRARDLLERIFDQSQLSADHLDQITNAVDFCLDGKSLSFELNEHVFPHQLIRTIKGEKRCFEMDWNPIVDEAGNIQKLLICMRDTTELNELRIKTLESEKRVKIVAELLDKDHGQLMSWLEQAIRELGEMLDLHASGRKTLHDINRDALRLLHTQKGNARSLGLGISASSVHACEQALLEQALGFTEVLAGLLHELMFTRDILQSLHVRVGAGQNQSTSLCALVASALEQLAPLALRLKKEQPECHGLDLLQSHTLRLTPELAYMLRGALNHLLTNIMDHGLETREERVQKGKPVRGAIVFHLFEDAQRWALQISDDGRGLPRQALEERLKKLGRGIPKDAEALAQVLMEGGFTTKDVVNDLSGRGLGLDAVAAAFEKFGGAFRITTRPRARDAEPQLIFTLELPKAALADPNHAAVA from the coding sequence GTGTTTTTACGAGTGCTTCTTTTCCTGCTGACCCTAAGTTCTCGCCTGCTGGAGGCGGGTGTCGCGCCGCCTATCGAAAAGGGCCTTTTGGATCTGCGTGCTGTCGATCTCACCCAGGGGGAACCCATCGAGCTGGCAGGCGACTGGGAATTTTATTGGGACCGTTTTATCAGCAGCACCGAGGCCCGGACTTTGCGTGAGACGCGGACCTACCGTATGGTGCCTCTGCCCTGGTCGGAATCACGTCCCGGTTATCCTGCCCACCCTGCTTTTGGCAAGGCCAGCTATCGCCTCCGCATACTTCTTCCGGCGCAACATCCGACCTTGCTCCTGCGCGTCCCGGAAACCTTCACGGCCTTCAATATTTTCATCAATGACCAAAGAATGCCGGTCCGCACCGAAGCCGGCGTGGATGCCACCAGCACACATACCACAAGGCGCACAGTGTACGTTCCGATCGAGAGCACGCTGACCGAAGTCGACCTCGTATTCCAGGTGGCCAATTATGTGTCCGGAACCGGCGGCATCTGGCGCTCGATGTCTCTCGGCAACACCGACGTTATCATGGACGCGCGATCCAGGCAGCAGTTTCAGATGCTGCTTGCCGTCAGCGCCTTGGGTGTGATGTGCTCCTATCACTTTATTCTCTTTCTCTTTCGACGGGATCATCTCGATAATCTTTGGTTCTCGCTCTTTTGTTTCACCATCTTCGTGCGGAGCTTTCTCGTTGGCAATGACCTTATGCTGTATAACCTCGTTCAGGACTTTGACTGGACCTGGAGCCGGCGCATAGAATTCATCTCCTTCTACTGGGCCGTGGCGCTGTCGGTGATATTTATCCGTGACCTTTTCCCCCAGGATATGAAGGCCCTGACGCTGCGCATCCTGCTTCCCACCATCAGCCTTGCGACGCTCATTGTGCTGACCCAGCCGCATGTGATTTTCCGCAAAACTCTTTTGCCCATGCAGATCGTCGGTATCGTTTCCATCCTCTTCTGCCTTGTGACCATCATCTTTGCCGTTATTCGGAACAGGCCCCAGGCCCGTACGATGATGGCCGGCTTTCTGATGATGGCGACCGGCACCATTCACGATATCCTGAATTCAATGCTGCGTTTTGATACGCTGGAGCTTGCCAGCGTCGGCGTGATCGGCTGCGTGGTTACGACCTCCATTGTTATTTCCAAGCGCTTTTCCATGGCCTTCGATCAGCTTCGCGTGGCCCAGGAAGCCATCCGTGTGCATAATGAGCAGCTCGATCAGCTGGTGAAGGAAAAAACCCTCGATATTCGCAGCATTTTCGCCAATATTCCCCAGGCTATCTTCGCCATTCAAAGGGATGGCCGTCTGAATGCTGAGGTCTCGGATTATTTCCGGGATCTTTTCCGGCCAGAGCCCCTGATGCGGGCCCGGGATCTTCTGGAACGCATCTTTGATCAGTCGCAGCTGAGTGCGGATCACCTGGATCAGATCACCAATGCCGTCGATTTCTGCCTCGATGGCAAAAGTCTGAGCTTTGAATTGAATGAGCATGTGTTTCCCCATCAACTGATCAGGACCATCAAGGGCGAAAAGCGCTGTTTTGAAATGGACTGGAATCCCATAGTTGATGAAGCCGGCAACATTCAAAAACTGCTGATCTGCATGCGTGATACCACGGAGTTGAACGAACTGCGGATCAAAACGCTGGAAAGCGAAAAACGGGTCAAGATCGTGGCGGAACTTTTGGACAAGGATCACGGCCAGTTAATGAGCTGGCTGGAACAGGCCATCCGCGAGCTGGGGGAGATGCTCGACCTTCATGCCTCGGGACGCAAGACCCTCCATGATATCAATCGGGACGCCTTGCGCCTTCTTCATACGCAGAAGGGTAACGCTCGCAGTCTGGGACTCGGCATCAGCGCTTCGAGCGTTCATGCCTGTGAGCAGGCGCTGCTGGAACAGGCCTTGGGCTTCACGGAAGTCCTGGCGGGTCTTCTGCATGAACTCATGTTCACCCGCGATATTCTGCAAAGCCTTCATGTTCGCGTCGGGGCGGGCCAAAACCAAAGCACCAGCCTTTGCGCGCTGGTGGCCAGCGCTCTGGAGCAGCTCGCACCTTTGGCTCTGCGTTTGAAAAAAGAACAGCCCGAGTGCCATGGCCTGGACCTTCTGCAGTCGCACACGCTGCGCCTGACACCGGAACTCGCCTATATGCTGCGCGGCGCGCTCAATCATCTTTTAACCAACATCATGGACCACGGACTGGAAACGCGTGAGGAGCGCGTGCAGAAGGGCAAGCCGGTGCGCGGGGCCATCGTCTTCCATCTTTTCGAGGACGCCCAGCGTTGGGCTCTGCAGATCAGTGATGATGGTCGGGGTCTGCCGCGTCAGGCTCTGGAAGAGCGCCTTAAAAAGCTGGGACGCGGTATTCCCAAGGACGCTGAAGCCCTGGCTCAGGTGCTGATGGAAGGTGGCTTTACGACCAAGGATGTCGTCAATGATCTGTCCGGTCGTGGCCTTGGGCTGGATGCTGTGGCGGCCGCCTTTGAAAAGTTCGGCGGTGCGTTCCGCATTACGACCCGGCCGCGAGCCCGTGACGCGGAGCCTCAGCTGATCTTTACCCTTGAATTACCGAAGGCGGCCCTGGCGGATCCGAATCACGCGGCCGTCGCGTGA
- a CDS encoding amidohydrolase family protein — protein MSKLWNRGLMAFACTSALSAPAYSATKTYLGMPVEPIDIHMHPGTFQTMGPKGQAFVKASLPDFIPDALKGLSLSTVGNLMLDPYGAFIGIKSECEKAGLKMCGLFAVYAPDTWGVVSNEYVLEKLQNGKNKRTDGKPMFFGLASVRMQNWDMGGPTELENLRKALRQKWFRGIKLAFIHNSIPLDDPQYDGIYGVAEEFDVPVYHHVGSSPLQKLADFGDEEDQKEYISSYDPSRLEGAIAAHPNVKFIMGHMGFDFNKEGYDFSQVVYDLAERYPNVYLEISAFGRAAYDPEGKNMDLALHTMKSKGLLDRAIYGSDGPGSPGGTEKYMDAVLKSMERVGYSYAEAEAVLSKNTVRIFKLGDML, from the coding sequence ATGTCAAAACTCTGGAATCGCGGTCTCATGGCTTTTGCCTGCACCTCTGCACTCAGCGCTCCGGCCTATTCGGCCACGAAAACCTATCTCGGCATGCCTGTGGAACCCATTGATATCCATATGCATCCCGGCACGTTTCAAACCATGGGGCCCAAAGGCCAGGCCTTCGTCAAGGCCTCCCTGCCGGACTTCATACCGGATGCTCTGAAAGGCCTGTCGCTCAGCACGGTCGGCAATCTGATGCTGGACCCCTATGGGGCCTTCATCGGCATCAAAAGCGAATGCGAAAAAGCCGGTCTGAAGATGTGCGGTCTTTTCGCAGTCTATGCGCCTGATACCTGGGGTGTCGTGAGCAATGAGTATGTGCTCGAAAAATTGCAGAACGGTAAGAATAAAAGAACTGATGGCAAACCCATGTTCTTCGGCCTTGCCAGCGTTCGGATGCAGAATTGGGATATGGGTGGTCCCACCGAACTCGAAAACCTGAGGAAGGCTTTGCGGCAGAAGTGGTTCCGTGGAATCAAGCTGGCTTTCATACATAACTCCATACCGCTCGACGATCCGCAGTATGATGGCATCTATGGCGTCGCTGAGGAATTTGATGTGCCGGTTTACCATCACGTGGGTTCATCCCCGCTGCAGAAGCTTGCGGATTTCGGTGATGAGGAAGATCAGAAGGAATATATTTCGAGCTACGATCCCAGTCGTCTGGAAGGCGCGATCGCTGCGCATCCCAACGTGAAGTTCATCATGGGTCACATGGGTTTTGACTTCAACAAGGAAGGCTATGACTTTTCGCAGGTCGTTTACGATCTGGCGGAACGCTATCCGAATGTGTATCTGGAAATCTCGGCCTTTGGTCGCGCGGCGTATGATCCGGAAGGAAAGAATATGGATCTTGCGCTTCACACGATGAAAAGCAAGGGGCTTTTGGACCGCGCGATCTATGGATCCGACGGTCCGGGTTCCCCTGGCGGTACCGAGAAGTACATGGATGCGGTGTTGAAAAGCATGGAGCGCGTGGGCTATTCCTATGCCGAGGCGGAAGCTGTGCTGAGCAAGAATACGGTACGTATTTTCAAGCTCGGCGATATGCTTTAA
- a CDS encoding AarF/ABC1/UbiB kinase family protein, which produces MSEPKNLKRIKTGLFDRSLSLTKLAIKSGAGIAVSGLKGILSDSDTKDLHFKILLESQAKLLAKELGNLKGSLMKVGQMLALYGEHFFPEEVVRSLKTLNEQSPTVDWPEIHKILKKRLSAELLDELDIDPVPLAAASMGQVHRARIKATGEEICLKVQYPGVDKAIDTDIKALRSILGMFKIIPTQGEGYEQLFQEIRAMLKYELDYERELHFTEQARELLKDEKAFIVPKCYARYSSKRVLATSFEQGVNIDSPEVQSLPQERKNRLGESFSWLFVHELFHFRMMQTDPHFGNYKVRLDESGDDKLVLLDWGAVRNFEQDFVDSYRRMLEGALTQNREMMVEAGIAVGFLRPDDNDKLRDSFADICSIATEPWLPPADPRVPAGLVDGKGCYLWSRSDLPSRITQLATRYALSFKMRPPPREVLFLDRKIGGVFIILKILDARFPGHKLLAQWLQRGP; this is translated from the coding sequence TTGTCAGAACCCAAGAATCTAAAAAGAATTAAAACCGGGCTTTTCGATCGCAGTCTCAGCCTGACCAAGCTGGCCATAAAATCCGGCGCTGGCATTGCCGTGAGTGGGTTGAAAGGCATCCTCTCCGATTCCGACACCAAGGATCTTCATTTCAAAATCCTTCTGGAAAGCCAGGCCAAACTCCTGGCCAAGGAACTCGGCAACCTCAAAGGAAGCCTGATGAAGGTGGGGCAGATGCTGGCTCTTTACGGCGAGCACTTCTTCCCCGAGGAAGTCGTCCGCTCCCTGAAAACCCTGAACGAGCAAAGCCCCACAGTCGACTGGCCGGAAATTCATAAAATCCTGAAAAAACGCCTGAGCGCCGAACTCCTCGATGAACTCGACATCGACCCCGTGCCCCTGGCTGCGGCGTCCATGGGCCAGGTTCACCGCGCGCGCATCAAAGCCACTGGCGAGGAAATCTGCCTGAAGGTCCAATATCCCGGCGTGGATAAGGCCATCGATACCGATATCAAAGCCCTGCGCTCCATCCTCGGCATGTTCAAGATCATCCCGACCCAGGGCGAAGGCTATGAGCAGCTGTTCCAGGAAATCCGCGCCATGCTCAAGTACGAGCTGGATTATGAGCGCGAACTTCATTTCACCGAGCAGGCCCGCGAACTGCTCAAGGATGAAAAAGCCTTCATCGTGCCCAAATGCTACGCGCGCTATTCCTCGAAACGCGTTTTGGCCACCAGCTTTGAACAGGGCGTGAACATCGACAGTCCCGAAGTTCAAAGCCTTCCCCAGGAACGCAAAAACCGCCTCGGCGAATCCTTCTCCTGGCTCTTCGTTCACGAGCTTTTCCATTTCCGCATGATGCAAACCGATCCGCATTTCGGAAATTACAAAGTCCGCCTGGATGAATCCGGCGACGATAAGCTCGTGCTGCTCGACTGGGGCGCCGTCAGGAATTTCGAACAGGACTTCGTGGATAGCTATCGGCGCATGCTGGAAGGCGCTTTGACCCAGAATCGGGAGATGATGGTGGAAGCGGGAATAGCCGTCGGGTTTTTAAGACCCGATGATAACGACAAGCTACGCGATTCCTTTGCCGATATCTGCTCGATCGCCACCGAACCCTGGCTGCCGCCTGCCGATCCCCGCGTCCCGGCCGGGCTGGTGGATGGCAAAGGCTGCTACCTATGGTCACGCAGCGATCTGCCTTCGCGCATCACGCAGCTCGCGACGCGCTATGCCCTCTCCTTCAAAATGCGGCCGCCACCGCGCGAGGTGCTGTTCTTGGACCGGAAAATCGGTGGCGTCTTCATCATTCTGAAGATCCTCGACGCCCGTTTCCCCGGTCATAAGCTCCTGGCCCAGTGGCTGCAGCGGGGGCCCTGA
- a CDS encoding M13 family metallopeptidase: MQFRIPAVLATAFLAQCATAPKPETPTPSSAIPDRREFPVNANVSPCENFYEYACSNVISSFKLRDDRSSHTFAFSDSRERILDKKKEFLQDLDQQLRSGKALSDRSKTLATVYGACMNVDGRKKEEQDLVKTTLAQLDKIKTREQFLKFLAEQRDAAYHTFVDVGSTANQDNPDLYDFAFMGNLMTLPERSYYLKPEVSGDYQKVVEKFFTTIGDKNAAEKAKTVLAMETEFAKVYPLPAQMREIYTRKTSISKADLMKKYPSFMLAKELERVPENTNIRHIVPETYAYLEKTLEKEDLNKLKTLYAYQALSPLMDDAYPEFFNTRFEFRQKHLGESKVRPDRQERCTQMVMRSFNKELDAEVLPLMFPNFPEEKFIALAESVRGSIIEGVKQNQWLTPEGKAGAIAKMKNAKLQLVKPRNEDEWYFNPKASYAATTPIANQVSLERALNERMYKELKEKRNKDRWGMGPLTVNAYYSPSDNKFVMPIGILQYPFYDPSLPVEVNLGAVGAVIGHELGHGIDDQGAKYDDTGKLRQWMSNQDVENFQKRGKAFIAQFNEIGHNGELTLGENIGDLTGVTFAYRAAFPDGKGSQEKKRDFFLQYARVWCGVELPKMAEAMLKTDPHSRGWARVNQQMKNQPAFAEVFSCKATDAMVLPEDKQVKIW; the protein is encoded by the coding sequence ATGCAGTTCAGGATTCCAGCCGTGCTGGCTACAGCCTTTTTGGCCCAATGTGCCACGGCTCCCAAGCCCGAGACCCCGACACCATCCAGTGCCATCCCCGATCGTCGGGAGTTTCCGGTCAATGCCAATGTCAGTCCCTGCGAAAACTTCTATGAGTATGCCTGTTCCAACGTGATCAGCTCCTTCAAACTGCGCGACGACCGCAGCTCGCATACCTTTGCGTTCTCCGACTCCCGCGAACGCATTCTGGACAAGAAAAAGGAGTTTCTGCAGGATCTTGATCAGCAGCTGAGAAGCGGCAAGGCGCTGTCCGATCGTTCCAAGACGCTGGCCACCGTTTACGGCGCCTGCATGAACGTCGATGGCCGGAAGAAAGAAGAGCAGGACCTCGTGAAAACCACGCTGGCCCAGCTCGACAAGATCAAAACCCGCGAGCAGTTCCTGAAGTTCCTGGCTGAGCAGCGCGATGCCGCCTATCACACCTTCGTCGATGTGGGCTCGACCGCCAACCAGGATAACCCGGATCTTTATGATTTCGCGTTCATGGGCAACCTTATGACTTTGCCCGAGCGTTCCTATTACCTGAAGCCGGAAGTGAGTGGCGACTACCAGAAAGTCGTCGAAAAATTCTTCACGACCATCGGGGACAAGAACGCGGCGGAGAAAGCCAAAACTGTCCTGGCCATGGAAACCGAATTCGCCAAGGTCTATCCGCTGCCGGCGCAAATGCGTGAGATCTATACACGCAAGACGTCGATCAGCAAGGCCGACCTTATGAAAAAATATCCGAGCTTCATGCTGGCCAAGGAGCTGGAGCGCGTTCCTGAGAACACCAATATCCGGCATATCGTTCCTGAAACTTATGCCTATTTGGAAAAAACCCTGGAGAAGGAAGACCTGAACAAGCTGAAGACGCTCTATGCGTACCAGGCTCTTTCCCCCTTGATGGATGACGCTTATCCTGAATTCTTCAACACCCGTTTTGAATTCCGTCAAAAGCATCTTGGCGAATCCAAAGTCCGTCCTGACCGTCAGGAGCGCTGTACCCAGATGGTGATGCGTTCTTTCAACAAGGAACTGGACGCCGAGGTTCTGCCTCTGATGTTCCCGAACTTCCCTGAAGAAAAATTCATCGCGCTCGCCGAATCCGTGCGCGGCTCCATCATCGAAGGCGTGAAGCAGAATCAGTGGCTGACGCCGGAAGGCAAGGCCGGTGCGATTGCCAAGATGAAGAACGCCAAGCTGCAGCTCGTGAAGCCGCGGAATGAAGATGAGTGGTATTTCAACCCCAAAGCCAGTTACGCCGCGACCACGCCGATCGCCAACCAGGTGAGCCTGGAACGCGCTTTGAATGAGCGGATGTATAAAGAGCTGAAAGAGAAGCGCAACAAAGACCGCTGGGGCATGGGTCCTCTGACGGTGAACGCTTACTATAGCCCGTCGGATAACAAGTTCGTGATGCCGATCGGCATCCTTCAGTATCCGTTCTATGATCCGAGCCTGCCTGTGGAAGTGAACCTCGGCGCTGTCGGCGCTGTGATCGGTCATGAACTCGGTCACGGCATTGATGACCAGGGTGCCAAGTATGATGATACCGGCAAGCTGCGTCAGTGGATGAGCAATCAGGATGTGGAGAACTTCCAGAAACGCGGCAAGGCTTTCATCGCGCAGTTCAACGAGATCGGACACAATGGCGAACTGACATTGGGCGAGAACATCGGTGACCTGACCGGCGTGACCTTTGCGTACCGCGCGGCCTTCCCGGATGGAAAAGGCAGCCAGGAAAAGAAGCGTGACTTCTTCCTGCAGTATGCCCGCGTATGGTGCGGCGTCGAATTGCCCAAAATGGCTGAAGCCATGCTGAAGACCGATCCGCACAGCCGCGGCTGGGCCCGCGTCAATCAGCAGATGAAGAACCAGCCGGCCTTCGCGGAAGTCTTCTCGTGCAAGGCGACCGATGCGATGGTGCTGCCTGAAGACAAGCAAGTGAAGATCTGGTAA